A stretch of Babesia bigemina genome assembly Bbig001, chromosome : V DNA encodes these proteins:
- a CDS encoding cleavage and polyadenylation specifity factor, putative gives MQAADTVYLNQADVAKSTNITVLGAGCEVGRSCVFAERGGYNVMFDCGLHPALSGVGALPVFEAIDLSKVDVCLITHFHLDHCGAVPYLLSKTAFKGRILMTYATKAICHLLWTDYARMEQLQTVKSIFDRSGPKSDQAGPDQKEGLMDELICGSGLYSFEDVEFALEKIETIDFHEEKDIGGIKISCYRAGHVLGACMFLVEMDGVRILYTGDYSTELDRHVPSAEIPPINAHLLICESTYGIRVHEERLQRERRFLRVVLEIVTRGGKCLLPVFALGRAQEILLILDEYWEANSNLQSIPIFYISPLAQKSLRVYETFVGLCGEYVKECVYNGFNPFNFKFVKYAKSVGDIEPYLRSDTPCVVITSPGMLQGGPSLQIFEKIASDNKNGVVLTGYTVKGTLADELRRDPEVVSIGTKTLKRKCAVEQISFSAHADYNQTKDFIRKLSVPNVILVHGERTEMARMRDKLTEEIPELSVFTPEVLQMVTLSFPPDVAINAVGQLADDIKEKMLNGAVGSDDGQLASVVIVKDSESKVMYADDIENCATMAINYLDQEMAIGFNGGLEQLKTAVGAVYDDVKVVSKNTIVVAELVTVIVTADRMTLRWRASPVADLIADSISMLAVQLIVHPQQSTEEAEMINKIKDEEVFFSVAEMQLATKFGQPTQVKVEEEQAKPNADKTLTFHIYNPLEENARVVAMEVNLSKCEVTCEDADAAKVALDIIKTVKAALQPINP, from the exons ATGCAAGCGGCTGATACGGTGTATCTAAACCAGGCAGATGTGGCGAAATCCACGAATATAACTGTACTCGGAGCCGGTTGCGAAGTGGGTCGTTCATGCGTCTTCGCAGAGCGTGGCGGATACAATGTCATGTTCGACTGTGGCCTTCACCCTGCATTATCGGGGGTGGGAGCTTTGCCGGTGTTCGAGGCGATCGACCTATCGAAGGTGGATGTCTGCCTCATCACCCACTTTCACCTCGACCATTGCGGCGCGGTGCCGTACCTGTTATCGAAAACTGCTTTCAAAGGGCGCATACTCATGACATACGCTACGAAAGCCATATGCCATCTACTGTGGACGGATTATGCCCGTatggagcagctgcagacgGTGAAATCCATATTCGACCGGAGTGGGCCGAAGAGTGACCAAGCAGGACCCGACCAAAAGGAGGGGCTCATGGACGAACTGATATGCGGTTCGGGCTTGTACTCCTTCGAAGATGTGGAGTTCGCGCTGGAAAAGATTGAGACCATCGATTTCCACGAGGAAAAGGACATCGGTGGAATTAAAATTTCGTGCTACAGGGCAGGCCATGTGCTGGGTGCATGCATGTTCCTGGTAGAGATGGACGGTGTGCGTATTCTGTACACGGGTGACTACTCAACAGAGCTCGACAGGCACGTCCCGTCAGCTGAGATACCGCCCATTAACGCGCACCTGCTCATATGCGAAAGCACGTACGGAATACGCGTCCACGAAGAAAGGCTGCAAAGGGAGAGGCGGTTTCTGAGGGTGGTCCTTGAAATAGTCACTAGAGGAGGGAAGTGTCTTTTGCCTGTATTCGCCCTAGGGAGGGCACAGGAGATATTGCTCATTTTGGACGAGTACTGGGAGGCGAATAGTAACCTACAGTCCATTCCCATCTTCTACATCTCCCCACTCGCGCAGAAATCACTCAGGGTTTACGAAACATTCGTAGGACTCTGCGGTGAATACGTCAAAGAG TGCGTGTACAACGGGTTCAACCCCTTCAACTTCAAGTTCGTCAAGTACGCAAAATCGGTGGGTGACATAGAGCCCTACCTGCGCTCAGATACTCCTTGCGTTGTTATTACTTCGCCGGGCATGCTGCAGGGAGGCCCGTCGCTCCAAATCTTTGAAAAAATAGCCTCGGATAACAAAAATGGAGTGGTGCTCACCGGGTACACCGTCAAGGGTACACTTGCAGACGAGCTTAGACGGGACCCAGAAGTCGTCAGCATAGGAACCAAAACCCTTAAGCGAAAGTGCGCAGTCGAACAAATTTCGTTTAGCGCACACGCCGATTACAACCAGACCAAGGATTTTATCCGGAAGCTATCGGTGCCAAATGTCATTCTGGTTCACGGAGAACGCACAGAAATGGCTCGTATGCGCGACAAGCTGACGGAGGAAATACCAGAACTTTCGGTATTCACCCCAGAGGTGCTGCAAATGGTCACGCTCAGCTTCCCGCCTGAcgtggccatcaacgccgTCGGGCAGCTAGCAGACGACATCAAAGAGAAAATGCTCAATGGGGCAGTTGGTAGTGACGACGGGCAGTTGGCGAGTGTTGTTATAGTAAAGGACAGCGAGTCCAAGGTCATGTATGCAGACGACATCGAAAACTGCGCAACTATGGCAATCAACTACCTCGACCAGGAAATGGCGATAGGATTCAACGGGGGATTGGAACAACTCAAAACTGCAGTCGGTGCCGTATATGACGACGTCAAGGTTGTTTCAAAAAACACCATCGTAGTTGCGGAACTCGTGACAGTTATCGTCACCGCAGACCGCATGACACTGAGGTGGAGAGCTAGCCCGGTCGCAGACCTCATCGCAGACAGCATTAGCATGCTCGCCGTGCAGCTAATAGTGCACCCGCAACAATCCACAGAAGAAGCGGAAATGATCAACAAGATAAAGGATGAGGAGGTCTTCTTTTCCGTGGCGGAGATGCAACTTGCTACGAAATTCGGCCAACCTACACAGGTGAAAGTGGAGGAGGAACAGGCAAAGCCCAACGCTGACAAAACCCTCACGTTCCATATTTACAATCCGTTAGAGGAAAATGCCCGCGTTGTGGCGATGGAAGTTAACCTCTCCAAGTGCGAG gtcaCTTGTGAGGACGCCGACGCCGCGAAGGTTGCTCTCGATATCATTAAAACTGTGAAGGCTGCGCTACAGCCTATCAACCCATAG
- a CDS encoding -Lysophospholipid acyltransferase LPCAT4 yields MKSINEGHERVSLVVYPEGTTSRGNILLPFKHGAFGAMVPLQPLLMVLEYSYINASFDAFPWKWWAVLSCCSPASLRLIAYWLPAIQPPAAEDTASKGEHERVREYTAISNHVMREAIIKLNPNVDMGHLQKPHVVVLPAWRNKLLARLYGPAMQRYYKISDEEMRKTEEVVFH; encoded by the coding sequence ATGAAGTCCATTAACGAAGGACACGAGAGAGTATCCTTGGTGGTATACCCCGAAGGGACAACGTCCAGAGGAAATATTTTGCTGCCCTTCAAGCATGGCGCCTTCGGTGCGATGGTCCCACTGCAGCCGCTGCTTATGGTGCTAGAGTACAGCTACATTAACGCCTCATTCGACGCTTTCCCGTGGAAGTGGTGGGCGGtgctcagctgctgctcgccAGCGAGCTTGCGCCTCATCGCATACTGGCTACCAGCCATCCAACCGCCAGCCGCGGAGGATACTGCGTCGAAGGGAGAACACGAGCGCGTCCGAGAGTACACCGCAATTTCCAACCATGTCATGCGTGAGGCTATCATCAAATTGAATCCAAATGTAGATATGGGGCACTTGCAGAAGCCTCACGTTGTTGTCCTGCCTGCTTGGCGCAACAAACTTTTGGCTCGTTTGTACGGGCCGGCAATGCAGCGTTACTACAAGATATCTGACGAAGAGATGCGCAAAACCGAAGAAGTGGTTTTCCACTAA
- a CDS encoding -UMO-conjugating enzyme UBC9-B — protein MTTIARKRLAQERADWRRDHPIGFSAKYSPLPDGSGLDIMNWICKIPGKKGTIWEGGEYTLTMEFTDDYPSKPPKCKFTPVLFHPNVYPSGTVCLSILNEDKDWKPSITIKQILLGIQDLLDNPNPLSPAQADPYMLFVNNREEYNARVRKQALENRPNDFN, from the exons ATGACTACCATAGCAAGGAAGCGCCTCGCCCAGGAACGGGCCGACTGGAGGCGGGACCACCCGATTGGATTCTCGGCCAagtactcgccgctgccggaCGGAAGCGGGCTGGATATCATGAATTGGATATGTAAGATACCCGGCAAAAAG GGGACGATTTGGGAGGGCGGGGAGTACACCCTTACAATGGAATTCACGGACGACTATCCCAGCAAACCGCCCAAGTGCAAATTTACCCCGGTGCTCTTCCACCCCAACGTCTATCCCTCGGGCACGGTGTGCCTCTCCATTCTGAACGAGGACAAGGATTGGAAGCCGTCAATCACCATCAAACAGATTCTACTCGGCATACAG GATCTCCTGGACAATCCAAATCCGCTGTCTCCAGCTCAAGCTGACCCTTACATGCTCTTTGTCAACAATCGAGAGGAGTATAACGCCAGAGTGCGCAAACAGGCACTGGAAAACCGGCCCAATGATTTCAACTGA
- a CDS encoding -Solute carrier family 22 member 2: MASLSDSETQTAKKCRFEIVDPAVMPAPHINPVLRLAIYIYYILSSGCIYWGWNGIQEILYKAGAFAELCKAGEGATTKIIYDVSYTAREGGINNLYTLAYSTHFICSFVSGWLLDRFGPRVCFMTGHFISGSAWLLIFCFPTNGRLLQFAFVLVGLACEACYIPMLSVSKYFPTASSTVIAIMGACRSLSFFVPTLLALIYHKSGVGSEMLFAVGIGYLLVANVLCFVSGFFILPKVIPIAPSEKDARTEMESTPACEVVTDSAVAESEDKKSLTIIDSIKNGFKSPLLLEFLVLGLSVALFMPSIEFVNKSQGNLLVASNGGDATGVFKYFNIATFVPGPFLGAVMDKVGPAIVMNLLHNCAILYYACAAFDIYAMKIAACCCYLIAGSLCISTAYCYVNTRFPSQYFGTLVTIIFGVAGLFSLLNIPIYNWGLTLKADIPQQRFRPLAFLFMGYMGLASVMSAILIYISVIRPKRMAALSMAAE; this comes from the exons ATGGCGTCGCTGTCCGACAGCGAAACACAGACCGCGAAGAAATGCCGCTTTGAGATAGTTGACCCCGCTGTGATGCCTGCACCACACATTAACCCTGTCCTGCGTTTGGCCATTTACATATACTATATTCTTAGTTCTGGTTGCATTTACTGGGGATGGAATGGCATCCAAGAAATTCTCTACAAGGCTGGTGCCTTTGCGGAGTTATGCAAGGCTGGTGAGGGAGCAACCACAAAGATTATCTACGATGTGTCATACACTG CCAGGGAAGGTGGCATCAACAACCTGTACACGCTGGCTTATTCCACCCACTTCATCTGCTCTTTTGTTAGTGGATGGTTGTTGGATCGTTTCGGTCCTCGTGTTTGCTTCATGACCGGCCACTTCATTTCAGGGTCGGCATGGCTTCTCATTTTCTGCTTTCCGACCAACGGCCGTTTGCTGCAGTTCGCCTTCGTTCTTGTAGGACTGGCCTGTGAAGCCTGCTACATCCCCATGTTGTCAGTGAGCAAGTATTTCCCGACTGCATCTTCCACTGTGATTGCAATCATGGGAGCGTGTCGTTCCCTTTCATTTTTCGTACCTACCCTACTAGCTTTGATATACCACAAAAGTGGCGTAGGAAGTGAAATGCTTTTCGCTGTAGGTATAGGTTACCTCCTCGTTGCGAATGTCTTATGTTTCGTTTCCGGGTTTTTCATACTTCCCAAAGTTATCCCTATTGCCCCATCTGAAAAGGATGCACGGACCGAAATGGAGTCCACTCCTGCGTGCGAAGTTGTCACGGATTCTGCAGTTGCAGAATCCGAGGACAAGAAAAGTTTGACCATCATCGACAGTATCAAGAATGGCTTCAAGAGTCCATTACTGTTGGAGTTCCTCGTTCTTGGTCTTTCTGTTGCCCTTTTCATGCCGTCCATTGAGTTTGTCAACAAATCTCAAGGTAATCTATTGGTGGCAtccaacggcggcgatgctaCCGGGGTCTTCAAATACTTTAATATCGCCACATTCGTGCCTGGACCCTTCTTGGGCGCCGTAATGGACAAAGTCGGCCCGGCTATTGTGATGAATTTATTGCACAACTGCGCTATACTCTATTACGCCTGCGCTGCGTTCGACATTTACGCCATGAAGATTGCGGCGTGCTGCTGCTATTTGATTGCGGGTTCTCTGTGCATATCTACGGCGTACTGTTACGTTAACACCCGATTCCCGTCGCAATACTTCGGTACATTGGTGACCATAATTTTCGGCGTCGCTGGTCTGTTTTCACTACTAAACATTCCCATCTACAACTGGGGGTTGACTCTGAAGGCGGATATACCTCAGCAAAGATTCCGCCCCCTGGCGTTTTTGTTTATG GGATACATGGGACTTGCAAGCGTGATGAGTGCGATATTAATATACATTTCTGTCATCCGTCCGAAAAGGATGGCCGCATTGTCTATGGCTGCGGAGTAG
- a CDS encoding membrane protein, putative gives MKKAALHTPWVLAFTIALSVVDALVLELRVDDGPRKDVISPIYSMPVLATTSDHVDVPTYVFAVAEGGSIEGTVKVVSIEDSPVMVSAGNETNGGITGTLGGYWNSAVQLRQRIKSYKNNRDHYSWLQLIYNLFNWAFGGGRGKDDNNAVSSVSRDPTQTLDNVYIVIISKLKWNLYVKARSEYVMEPAKGSDQFIVSGYFVADMRIPIPAVGQSVNFTYKVKSTDTFVILLFNANESKLIMDGKITLKNPNNDHLSVEMMYYRGILAFWTILYATTGICALLYLIFWLRGTAKGLNYMLALNFVCVAIYLQLDRQLIQLIVDTGTYPNILWTMAHLVKRVHENCLLATLVLLSLGWQIIRENLTPTEFRTVIAVAVFACVNEFFEILVNGTDVARFAVGSVVFITTIIALNINQLIIRASITDESFSEQTGIAYGQLKAYNIFKASIFAGAFKPIIYSMVRTFCFRSSTEQMFIWDEHFMLFMDLMFDYALYCTYFGAFMLISQPPLFKHIFTQCSELH, from the coding sequence ATGAAAAAAGCAGCGCTTCACACCCCTTGGGTGTTAGCGTTTACTATCGCACTGTCTGTTGTGGACGCTCTAGTTCTAGAGCTCAGGGTGGATGACGGTCCTCGTAAGGATGTTATATCGCCCATCTACTCCATGCCGGTCCTAGCGACGACGTCGGATCATGTGGATGTACCTACCTACGTGTTCGCGGTGGCAGAAGGAGGGAGCATAGAAGGAACTGTCAAGGTTGTATCAATAGAGGACTCGCCAGTTATGGTGTCTGCGGGAAATGAAACAAATGGTGGAATCACCGGCACTCTCGGCGGATATTGGAATAGCGCAGTACAGCTCAGACAAAGAATAAAATCGTACAAAAACAACCGGGATCACTACAGTTGGCTGCAACTTATATATAATCTTTTCAACTGGGCATTCGGTGGTGGTCGTGGGAAGGATGACAATAATGCGGTGAGCAGCGTCAGCAGAGATCCAACTCAGACGCTAGACAATGTATACATCGTTATAATCTCAAAATTGAAGTGGAATTTGTATGTTAAGGCACGTAGTGAATATGTAATGGAGCCTGCAAAAGGAAGCGACCAATTTATTGTCAGTGGCTATTTCGTAGCGGATATGCGCATACCCATACCAGCTGTGGGACAATCAGTGAATTTTACATACAAGGTGAAGTCAACTGATACGTTTGTTATTCTGTTGTTTAATGCTAACGAGAGCAAACTCATCATGGATGGCAAGATTACGCTCAAGAACCCGAACAACGATCATCTCTCCGTTGAAATGATGTATTACAGGGGCATTCTAGCGTTCTGGACGATATTATACGCCACTACTGGAATCTGTGCGTTGCTTTATTTGATATTTTGGTTGAGGGGAACTGCTAAAGGGCTGAATTATATGTTGGCCCTAAACTTCGTATGCGTAGCCATATACCTGCAGCTGGATCGCCAACTAATACAGCTAATAGTTGACACCGGAACCTACCCAAACATTCTCTGGACTATGGCTCATCTGGTTAAAAGGGTGCACGAAAACTGTCTGTTGGCAACACTTGTACTGCTATCTTTGGGGTGGCAAATTATCCGTGAAAATCTCACTCCCACGGAATTCCGCACGGTTATAGCGGTAGCGGTGTTTGCCTGTGTCAATGAATTCTTCGAAATACTCGTCAACGGAACTGATGTGGCGCGTTTTGCCGTTGGCAGCGTGGTTTTCATCACAACCATAATAGCATTGAACATCAACCAACTCATCATAAGGGCAAGTATCACAGACGAATCTTTCAGCGAGCAGACCGGAATTGCATACGGGCAACTTAAAGCGTACAATATATTCAAGGCCAGCATATTTGCCGGTGCATTCAAGCCGATCATATACTCCATGGTTAGAACCTTCTGCTTCAGATCGTCTACGGAGCAAATGTTCATCTGGGATGAGCATTTCATGCTGTTCATGGACCTTATGTTCGACTACGCGTTATATTGCACCTACTTCGGAGCGTTCATGCTAATATCGCAACCACCGCTATTTAAACATATCTTCACTCAGTGTTCCGAGTTGCACTGA
- a CDS encoding GTP binding protein, putative, with amino-acid sequence MVRDFVIGCVGKPSSGKSTFFNAVCINPNAKTAAHPFTTIEPNHGVAFFTTDCPCVKYNVTCAPSFGSCRDGVRKVPVKLLDVAGLIPGANEGRGIGNKFLDDLRHADVLMHIIDVSGRTNEKGDATIGYDPSGDHMWLVEEIELWIFNNLQPKWAPMARRHAMKKDNAVTTLHGKVSGYMATEALVSKVLDIMEVKHSQFVDLSQWDEKEIRRFVSVFVQERFKFVLVLNKVDSEGDTDENCLKICQRHPDVPSVMCSALAMCFLRKMQAQGYIDYFEGDNDFYMNGDDADDPRNKVLKQVDDKLRHRLRNIRDLVLYRFGSTGVTKALNEAIKAAGIVCIYPVKSLKTFGDDDDSTKAFRTCMTVMPGTSVRDFANMLGPEIGRNFCKAVGVSGMQLAEDKVLTEEDSVLSIVTKAIQT; translated from the exons ATGGTTCGTGATTTCGTGATAGGCTGCGTCGGTAAACCTTCGTCGGGTAAATCAACATTTTTCAATGCCGTATGCATCAATCCAAACGCCAAAACAGCGGCGCACCCCTTTACCACGATCGAGCCAAACCATGGCGTCGCCTTTTTCACTACGGATTGCCCATGCGTGAAATATAACGTGACATGCGCCCCGTCCTTTGGCAGTTGCAGGGATGGCGTGCGCAAGGTTCCAGTCAAGCTGTTGGACGTAGCCGGGCTGATACCCGGAGCGAATGAGGGCCGAGGTATAGGTAACAAGTTCCTAGATGACCTGCGTCACGCCGACGTGTTGATGCACATCATCGACGTTTCGGGCAGAACCAACGAGAAG GGAGACGCTACCATTGGCTATGACCCTTCAGGAGACCACATGTGGCTTGTTGAGGAGATCGAGCTATGGATATTCAACAATCTGCAGCCCAAATGGGCCCCTATGGCGAGGCGCCACGCAATGAAGAAAGACAACGCCGTAACGACTCTCCACGGGAAGGTTTCCGGCTACATGGCCACAGAAGCCTTGGTCTCCAAGGTTCTTGATATTATGGAGGTGAAGCATTCTCAATTTGTGGACCTATCGCAGTGGGATGAAAAAGAGATCCGCCGCTTT GTTTCCGTGTTCGTTCAAGAACGTTTCAAATTTGTGTTGGTTTTAAACAAGGTCGATTCG GAGGGTGACACTGACGAAAATTGCCTGAAGATTTGCCAGCGTCATCCGGATGTTCCTAGTGTGATGTGTAGCGCGCTGGCCATGTGTTTCTTGCGCAAGATGCAGGCACAG GGCTACATAGATTACTTTGAGGGAGACAACGACTTCTACATGAACGGGGATGATGCGGATGATCCTCGCAACAAGGTGCTTAAACAGGTGGACGACAAGCTGCGTCACAGGCTCCGTAACATCCGGGACCTCGTGCTCTACAGGTTCGGGTCAACTGGCGTGACCAAAGCACTGAACGAGGCTATTAAAGCTGCTGGGATTGTGTGCATATATCCCGTTAAGAGTCTGAAGACTTTcggggacgatgacgacAGCACCAAGGCGTTCCGCACGTGCATGACCGTCATGCCAGGCACTAGTGTGCGCGATTTCGCCAACATGCTCGGCCCGGAGATCGGCCGCAACTTTTGCAAGGCAGTGGGCGTGTCAGGCATGCAGCTGGCTGAGGATAAGGTGCTGACGGAGGAAGACAGCGTCCTCAGCATTGTAACAAAGGCCATCCAAACTTAA
- a CDS encoding glucose-6-phosphatedehydrogenase-6-phosphogluconolactonase, putative: MDSEDQVPNVQSLKTLDEQTRESLLPRNPVMSRTGSSTSLSSLVTTNTTHYQNWLKTFYANKLNEVIHFREAGHVVTNYNYKMDDGDDMDDIVEPCLLDCHTEEGFVMAAMHLILHRIKAKQAESPTSIVTIGLSGGNTPRAVFRYMSNMENLDIDFNRIIFFLVDERYVPPTDELSNQRLIRNTLLKNWPVPESHIIFPDTTLPLEECVRKYEADLERVFGKLEPSATAAVDSSPQSKVVGMAMSKSTLKPDLITLGIGDDFHIAGLFPEFLSTLEPSQVTDCKERVMITHTDTAVVHDRLTLSLPFLCCAKSKLFFLKGERKKRIWTTMLQYRHVDPIRFPATQIFTKAGCVAVLDSSTIRRIRRKVPLEQSDCLTFILFGSTGDLARRKLYPALFHLFYLGFLPTKFRILAVSRSHQSFDEFFETVSKDIFASINTTIFMCEAAARFDFPTVIAEFKKKLGRVTVKYDNPQSLVQLNESLNEIESGSTVTHRLIYMATPAEAYHPIMKIATSVCRPKEGWFRVMLEKPFGRDMESCQDIQRVLQQHAQPEEMFLVDHYLGKPLISCIIAIKRSLRYNHLFSRRYVKSVHIKMKERIGTFGRNYFENYGIIRDMVQNHGLQLLSLIAMDKPDRLNDSVADEKRKVLRAVRTVRLEDTIIGQYTESEDGSECAYLQEKGTPPDSLCSTFCSMVMYVDNDKWQGVPFVITTGKGLDEHLCEVRLNMKSNFAAEFGADFEARNLVFRVQPNPTVFWSVDSRHFDTQQESEKLVFTSDHDTDNMGLKVEERILRDVDYNLTKRPVVGCYEILLYHAFSGKRNYFPSLEEVSECWRILTPVLHEIDDKRVRPILYPRGSSGPKEQERHLQLLNSI, encoded by the coding sequence ATGGATTCGGAAGATCAGGTGCCCAACGTGCAGAGTCTGAAGACTCTGGATGAACAGACGAGGGAGAGTCTGCTACCGCGCAACCCAGTCATGTCGAGAACCGGGTCTTCAACGTCGCTGTCTAGTCTTGTTACGACTAACACGACGCACTACCAAAATTGGCTGAAGACGTTTTATGCGAACAAACTGAACGAGGTGATACACTTTCGCGAAGCGGGCCATGTGGTAACCAACTATAATTATAAGATGGACGATGGTGACGACATGGATGACATAGTTGAGCCCTGCCTGCTCGACTGCCACACGGAGGAGGGTTTTGTTATGGCTGCCATGCACCTGATTCTGCATCGCATAAAGGCGAAGCAGGCTGAGTCTCCGACTTCGATTGTGACTATTGGTTTGTCCGGTGGCAACACCCCGAGGGCCGTGTTCCGGTACATGTCTAACATGGAGAATCTCGACATTGACTTCAATCGCATAATATTCTTCCTAGTGGACGAGCGTTATGTTCCGCCTACTGACGAGCTGTCTAATCAGCGGCTTATACGGAACACGCTGCTGAAAAACTGGCCGGTGCCCGAGTCGCACATCATTTTCCCGGACACAACCTTGCCTCTGGAAGAATGTGTGCGCAAGTATGAGGCGGATCTGGAGCGCGTTTTCGGCAAGTTGGAGCCCTCGGCAACGGCTGCGGTTGATTCTTCGCCCCAATCCAAAGTGGTTGGTATGGCTATGAGCAAGAGCACGCTGAAGCCCGACTTGATCACGCTGGGCATTGGCGACGATTTCCACATTGCTGGCCTGTTCCCGGAGTTTTTATCCACACTCGAGCCCTCGCAAGTAACGGACTGCAAGGAACGTGTCATGATCACCCATACAGACACGGCGGTGGTTCATGACCGGTTGACCCTATCACTGCCTTTCCTGTGTTGCGCAAAGAGCAAGCTGTTTTTCCTCAAGGGGGAGCGTAAGAAGCGCATTTGGACGACCATGCTGCAATACAGACACGTTGACCCGATACGTTTCCCGGCTACTCAGATCTTCACGAAGGCTGGATGCGTTGCAGTGTTGGACTCGTCGACCATCCGCCGAATCAGACGTAAAGTTCCGCTGGAGCAATCGGACTGCCTAACTTTCATTTTGTTCGGTAGCACTGGCGATTTGGCTCGTCGCAAGCTCTACCCAGCTCTGTTCCATCTCTTTTATTTGGGATtcttgccaaccaaattcCGAATTTTGGCAGTGAGCCGGTCGCATCAGTCGTTTGACGAATTTTTCGAGACGGTCTCCAAGGACATTTTCGCCTCTATCAACACCACGATTTTCATGTGCGAAGCGGCGGCGCGATTCGATTTCCCCACTGTGATTGCGGAATTCAAGAAGAAGCTGGGGAGGGTGACCGTGAAGTACGACAACCCCCAATCGCTCGTGCAGCTGAACGAGAGCTTGAACGAGATTGAGTCGGGTTCTACCGTGACGCACCGTCTCATCTACATGGCCACGCCAGCTGAAGCCTACCATCCCATCATGAAGATTGCAACTTCGGTGTGCCGCCCCAAGGAGGGTTGGTTCAGGGTGATGTTGGAGAAGCCGTTCGGGCGTGACATGGAGAGCTGCCAGGATATCCAGCgtgtgctgcagcagcacgcacAGCCCGAGGAGATGTTCCTCGTGGACCACTACTTGGGGAAGCCGCTGATATCCTGTATCATAGCCATCAAGCGTTCGCTGCGCTACAACCATCTCTTCAGCAGACGGTACGTGAAGAGCGTGCACATTAAAATGAAGGAGCGCATCGGCACGTTCGGGCGCAACTATTTCGAGAACTACGGCATTATTCGCGACATGGTGCAGAATCACGGGTTGCAACTGCTGTCGTTGATTGCGATGGACAAACCCGACCGGCTGAATGACTCTGTTGCTGACGAGAAGCGCAAGGTGCTGAGGGCCGTGCGCACCGTGCGTCTGGAGGACACCATCATAGGTCAGTATACGGAGAGCGAGGATGGCAGCGAGTGCGCGTACTTGCAGGAGAAGGGAACGCCTCCAGATTCGCTCTGCAGCACGTTCTGCTCCATGGTCATGTACGTCGATAACGACAAGTGGCAGGGCGTGCCGTTCGTGATAACCACCGGCAAAGGTCTGGATGAGCATCTGTGTGAGGTGCGGCTTAACATGAAAAGCAACTTCGCAGCCGAATTTGGCGCGGACTTCGAGGCGCGCAACCTCGTTTTCCGGGTTCAGCCCAACCCTACTGTCTTCTGGTCCGTGGACTCCAGGCACTTCGACACGCAGCAAGAGAGTGAGAAGTTGGTGTTCACCAGCGACCATGACACCGACAACATGGGCCTGAAGGTGGAGGAGCGTATCTTACGTGATGTGGACTACAACCTGACCAAGCGTCCCGTGGTTGGGTGCTACGAAATACTGCTCTACCACGCCTTCAGCGGCAAGCGCAACTACTTCCCTTCGCTCGAAGAAGTGAGCGAGTGTTGGCGTATTCTGACCCCCGTGCTGCACGAAATTGACGATAAGCGCGTGCGCCCGATTCTGTACCCGCGTGGGTCGAGCGGGCCCAAAGAGCAGGAGCGTCATTTACAGCTATTGAATTCAATATGA